From the Flavobacterium galactosidilyticum genome, one window contains:
- a CDS encoding DUF2911 domain-containing protein: MKKIIIALAIILANFSIEAQVKTPQSSPKATIQQSVGLTDVEIEYSRPSARGRAVFGNLIPFGKVWRTGANENTTISFSDDVVIDGKTLKKGKYSLYTVPKIESWEIIFYKTTDNWGNPEEWKEENVALRATVKPETLNKSVDTFTIGISGLDNNFAFLEISWENSYVALKFEVPTQKKATANIERALSGPASADYFAAAQFLFQSNGDNVKALEYINKSLELAKDKPFWYNRLKSLIQAKLGDKKGAIESAKASLAAAELAKNQDYVKMNKDSIAEWSKS; encoded by the coding sequence ATGAAAAAAATAATTATTGCATTGGCAATTATTTTAGCTAATTTTTCTATTGAGGCACAAGTTAAAACTCCTCAATCTAGCCCAAAAGCAACGATACAGCAATCAGTAGGTCTGACTGATGTAGAAATTGAATATTCACGACCAAGTGCTAGAGGAAGAGCTGTTTTTGGTAATTTGATTCCTTTTGGAAAAGTATGGAGAACTGGAGCTAATGAGAACACAACAATATCTTTTAGTGATGATGTAGTTATTGACGGTAAAACCTTAAAGAAAGGTAAATATTCGTTATACACAGTTCCTAAAATAGAAAGTTGGGAAATAATTTTCTATAAAACGACTGATAACTGGGGTAATCCAGAAGAATGGAAAGAAGAAAATGTAGCGTTAAGAGCAACTGTTAAACCAGAAACTTTAAATAAAAGTGTAGATACATTCACAATTGGTATAAGTGGTTTAGATAATAATTTTGCTTTCTTAGAAATCTCATGGGAGAACTCCTATGTAGCTCTAAAGTTTGAAGTACCAACTCAGAAAAAAGCAACTGCTAATATTGAAAGAGCATTGTCGGGACCAGCTTCTGCTGATTACTTTGCTGCTGCTCAGTTTTTATTTCAATCAAATGGAGATAATGTAAAAGCATTAGAATACATAAATAAATCTTTAGAATTGGCTAAAGACAAGCCATTTTGGTATAACAGACTGAAATCATTAATTCAAGCAAAATTAGGTGACAAAAAAGGAGCTATTGAGAGCGCTAAAGCATCTCTTGCAGCTGCTGAATTAGCAAAAAATCAAGATTACGTAAAAATGAATAAAGATAGTATCGCTGAGTGGAGTAAAAGTTAA